The nucleotide sequence GGCGGCGGTTTTGGTGGCGCCAGTTGCGCCCGCGCGCTGCGCAAGGCCGATGAGAGATTCGACGTCGTGCTGGTTGAAGCCAACAAGACCTTCACCTCCTGCCCTCAAAGCAGCGAGGTGATCGCCGGCTTGCGCGACATCGGCGCGCAGCAGTTCGGCTATGACAAGATCGCCGCCGAGGGCGTTCGCGTCGTGCTGCAGGCAGCCACTTTAATCGATGCGCCCGCGCACAAGGTGACGCTCGCCGACGGCACGACGCTGGACTATGACCGGCTCGTGCTCGCGCCGGGCATCGACATCGATTTCACCGCATTGCAGGGCTACGACGAGGCGGCCGCCACCGTCATGCCGCACGCCTACAAGGCCGGCGAGCAGACGGTGCTGTTGCGCCAGAAGATCGAGGCGATGCCCGACGGCGGCACGGTGGCGATCGCAGTCCCCGCCAATCCCTCGCGCTGCCCGCCCGCGCCGTACGAGCGCGCCAGCCTGATCGCGTATTATCTGAAGACGCGCAAGCCCAAGTCGAAGGTGCTGATCCTCGACGCCAAGGACAATTTCTCGCAGCAGAAGCTGTTCGAGAACGCGTGGCAGCAGCTCTATCCCGGCATGATCGAGCGCATTCCGCTGTCACAGGGCGGCCGCGTCACCGGCGTCGATGTCGCGACACATACGGTGATCACCGAGTTCGGCAACTACAATCCCGAGGTCGCCAACATCATCCCGCCGCAAAAAGCCGGCCGCATCGCACAGCTTGCCGGCGCGGTCGACCGCACCGGCTGGTGCCCGATCGACGCCGCGACGTTCGCCTCGAAGCTCGTGCCGGACGTCCATGTCATCGGCGACGCCTGCCTCGGCGGCGGCATTCCGAAATCGGCGGGCGCAGCGCAGGCGCAGGGCAAGGCCTGCGCGGCGGTGATCACGCGCGATCTCACCGGAGCAACATCCGAGCCGCCGCCGCTGACCGGCGTCTGCTACAGCCTCGTCGCGCCGGACTACGCGTTCTCGCTGTCGGGCGTCTATCAGCCGAAGGGCGATCTGTTCGCTGAAGTTGAAGGTGGCAAGACAAGCCCGGTGGATGCACCGCCGGCGACCCGCACGGCCGAGGCGGAGGCGGCGACGG is from Bradyrhizobium sp. ORS 285 and encodes:
- a CDS encoding NAD(P)/FAD-dependent oxidoreductase is translated as MTFTRPRTRREVGGLIAASAAMIAVPAVLRAQTAARVVVIGGGFGGASCARALRKADERFDVVLVEANKTFTSCPQSSEVIAGLRDIGAQQFGYDKIAAEGVRVVLQAATLIDAPAHKVTLADGTTLDYDRLVLAPGIDIDFTALQGYDEAAATVMPHAYKAGEQTVLLRQKIEAMPDGGTVAIAVPANPSRCPPAPYERASLIAYYLKTRKPKSKVLILDAKDNFSQQKLFENAWQQLYPGMIERIPLSQGGRVTGVDVATHTVITEFGNYNPEVANIIPPQKAGRIAQLAGAVDRTGWCPIDAATFASKLVPDVHVIGDACLGGGIPKSAGAAQAQGKACAAVITRDLTGATSEPPPLTGVCYSLVAPDYAFSLSGVYQPKGDLFAEVEGGKTSPVDAPPATRTAEAEAATAWFKALTHDAFG